From the Ammoniphilus sp. CFH 90114 genome, the window AGGAACATCCTTCTCAACTATGGGGTCAACGTCCTTCTCGACACTTAGGGACTCGCCTGTTAGGGAGCTTTCATTAATTTGCAAACTGTGATTCTCTAGTATTCTCCCATCTGCACTTACAAAATCACCTGCATCAAGAAAAAGGATATCGCCGACCAACAGTTCCCTAGAAGGGATCTCAACCTTCTGACCGTCTCTTACGACCTTTGCCGTTGGAGAAGAAAGGGCTTTTAAACTATTTAAGCTTTGTTCTGCTTTCAGATGCTGAACCGTTCCTAGAATGGAGTTCAGGATGATAACGACCAAGATGACAATCGTACTCTCAAACTTTCCTAAAAAAGCTGAAATAATAGCTGCTGCAATTAAAATAATGACCAAAAAGTCCTTAAACTGTTCGAAAAAGACTCTAATTGCTGTTTTTCTTTTCCCTTCAGCCAATTCATTATATCCGTATTGATCTCGACGTTTCTCTATATCTTCTGATACTAAACCTTTTTCCGTAACGTTCAGTTCATCTAACACGTCTCTTGATGTTTTCATAAAAAAACCACTCATTAGAAAAATCCCCTCCTTTATCAGTGCCTCTAGTATGTTCAAACGCTATACTTTTATCGATTATCACCATTTTACCTACAGCAAAGTTATTTTTATATATGATTTTACTGATCTTTTTAAAAACTTTGTTAAACTTTTTAAAAGTAGGACCAATTTACTAGTTTGCAACAAAACTAGCACTTGCAACTGCAGGAATAATATTCCTTGACAGGAAATATATAAGTTAAGTATCATTTATTTTGTGTTTGAAAATATTCGGCAAGCGAAATGTAATGAGGAGGAATAATGGATCGTCTACAGGAGATAGGGAAACTTCTCGTAAAGGGAAATAACGACTTTTTCGCTCTAATGACCATGGAGTTATCGAAGTATGGAATCACGCTTCCCCAGGCTGTGGTCCTTGGTACCATTAAGGACAAACCTATGACCATTGGAGAAATTAGTAAGACCATAGATCTATCCTATAGTACAGTATCAGGAATAGTAGATCGGTTAGAACGTAATGGACTTGTGATCCGTAAACGTGATCACCAGGACCGCCGCGTCGTATGGGTCTCCTTAACAGATCAAATGGAATGTTTAGAGAAGAAATGCCCTATATTTAATGAAGGTTTTTTTCTGAATTTTTTAGTAGGAGATTTGAGAGAAGTAGATTCCAAGCAGTTGGATTCTTTGTATGATTCGCTTCAATTGGTCAATCAACTCCTAGAAAAAAAACTCAAGAGTATTCAAGAAAAGAGAGGGAGTGAAGTGGTGTGAATTTATCTGAGTTCTCCATCCGTCGTCCAGTCACGGTTTGGATGATCCTCATCGCTATGATTATTTTTGGATTAATCTCCATTCCTAAGATGGCGGTTGATCTCTACCCGGAACTTAATGTACCGGTAGCAGTAGTCGTGACGAGCGTTGACGGAGGTACACCTGCCGAAGTAGAAAAACTGGTGACGAAACCAATAGAAGAAGCGTTAGGTTCCGTGGAGGGAGTCGATCAGATTTCTTCTAATTCGGTTGAGGGTGCCTCACAAGTTATTGTTCAATTTAAGTGGGGGAAAGATTTAGATCAAGCTACCTTAGATATGAGGGATAAAGTGGATCAAGTACGGGGAATGCTACCCGACTCTGCGAAAGCTCCATTGATCCTAAAGCTCGATCCCAATAGCCAACCTATTATCATTGTTGCCTTGAATGGGGACAAGGATTTAACAGAGTTAAAAGGCTATGCTGATGATGTCATTAAGCCTCGATTAGAAAGGGTAGGAGGAGTGGCATCTCTTTCTGTGACAGGGGGAAGAGATCGAGTGGTGGATGTGCAACTTGATCCTGCCAAGTTACAAACCTACGGTATTACGCTTGATCAGGTACGAATGGCCTTATCTGCAACCAATCTTTCCGGAGCCTCTGGTTCAGTAAGGCAAGGGGACAGTAAACTTAATATTCGAGTTCAGGGAGAATTTGCGCAGATTGCTGACTTTGGACTTACTCCCATCCCTGTTGCTGGTGGAAGCATCTTATTAAAGGACATTGCAACGATCGAAGATACATACAAGCAAATGACACAAAAGGGTTACTTTAATGGTGAACCCACTCTTGGTTTAATGGTAACTAAGGCGTCAGGAGGTAATACGGTATCCATAGCCAAGGATGTCATTGAGGAGATAGAAAACCTGAAGGCCAATCTACCATCAGGTATGAACCTTACGGTCGTAATGGATAACTCCAAGTATATCAGCGACTCTATTTTTACTGTGGCGGAGCATGCGTTATTAGGGGGCGGTTTTGCCGTTCTCATTCTATATCTGTTCCTAAATAGTGTTCGATCTACACTTGTTGTATCCATTGTCTTACCTATTTCTGTTATTGCTACATTCTCTCTCATGTATTTTACAGGACAGACCATTAACTTAATCTCCTTGAGTGGTTTGTTACTAGGTTTGGGTTCCTTAGTAGACTTTGCCGTTGTCATTCTTGAAAATATATTTAGGCAACGTCAACAAGGAAAGAGTATGCTGCAAGCAGCAAAAGAGGGGTCTAAGCAGGTAGGGAATGCGGTTATGGCCTCTGCATTAGCTCAGATTGTAGTATTCCTTCCTATCATTTTTGTAGAAGGCTTAGCAGCAGAGCTATTTGGTCCGCTTGCGTTAACCGTTATTTTCTCCCACATAGCAGCTCTTGTTGTTTCTATTATGCTTGTTCCTATGCTGAGTTCTCGTATGTTAAAGAAAATACCGGATGAGCACGTCTATCGAAGTGGTACATATCGTGGCATAAACATAGCGGTCTGGTTTAATATCGGATTTGAAAAGTTAGTGGATATTTATTCTAAACTACTTCGTTGGTCTTTAAGCCACCGCAAATCTGTACTATCCCTAACGATTGCGATGTTTATTGGTGCAGGGGCATTGGTTCCTATGGTTGGGATGGAATTTATTCCAAAGATGGACCAAGGAATGCTCACGATAACGGCAAAATTACCTCCAGGTACGCTTATAGACGAGACCGAAAAGGTATCAAAGCAAATCGAAAAAGTCGTAATGGATGTACCAGAATTTGATATGTTATTCAGCTCAGTCGGTGGCGGAGCTTCAGGTCCCATTGGCGGTGCGGCTTCAAGTAATAAACTTGAAATGTATATGTTCCTCGTAGATTTAGCACAGAGAGAGCGCTCTTCAGAAGAAGTAGTCAACGAGCTTAGAGGAAACCTGAGTTCCATTGCTGGGGTAGAAATCGTAGTTAAAGAAATGTCTGGAATGGACACGGGTGCACCAATCCAAGTCAGTCTTCGTGGTGATGATTTGGCCGTGTTGGAAGACATAAGCCAAATTATTGCGGGTGAAATCAGAGAGGTTCAAGGTGCTGTCAATGTAGAAACCTCTCTGGATGCTAAACAACAGGAATTCCAGGTTCGTGTTGATCCACAGCTAGCGAGCTTGTACGGATTGAATACTTCACAAATTCTGGGTGTGGTACGCACAGCCTTCGATGGGCAAAAAGCGACAACCTATCGCACAGGGGAAGACGAAATCGACGTAAGAATTAAGCTTCCAGCCGAATACACAGAAGATATTGGTTACTTAGAGCGCCTTCGCATTACCACCCCAGGAGGGGCGAATATACCTTTGACTTCGGTAGCTACGCTGATTAAAGAAGATGTTCCACAAACGATTAAGCGTGCGAATCAGACAAAAGAGGTACAGATTTCCGGTGATATTTTTGGTCGTGACTTGGGCTCCATTATGAGGGACGTGCAGGCAAAGATAGACCAAATTCAACTTCCTGAAGGTTACTTTGTTCAAGTTGGAGGGCAGAGTGAGGATATGGCAGAATCCTTCACTAGCTTGGGCTTAGCGATGCTTCTTTCCATTGTCCTCGTTTATATGGTCATGGCTGCTCAGTTTGAGTCTCTTTTAAGCCCATTTATCATCATGTTCTCGATTCCTCCTACCTTTATTGGGGTCGTAGCGGGTCTTCTTATCATGGATACCCCTCTTAGTGTCATGGCGTTAATCGGTTATATCTTACTCATTGGTATCGTTGTGAACAACGCAATCGTGTTAATTGATTTCGTAGATCAATTAAGAGGAGAAGGAGTAGAGCGAAACG encodes:
- a CDS encoding efflux RND transporter permease subunit; translated protein: MNLSEFSIRRPVTVWMILIAMIIFGLISIPKMAVDLYPELNVPVAVVVTSVDGGTPAEVEKLVTKPIEEALGSVEGVDQISSNSVEGASQVIVQFKWGKDLDQATLDMRDKVDQVRGMLPDSAKAPLILKLDPNSQPIIIVALNGDKDLTELKGYADDVIKPRLERVGGVASLSVTGGRDRVVDVQLDPAKLQTYGITLDQVRMALSATNLSGASGSVRQGDSKLNIRVQGEFAQIADFGLTPIPVAGGSILLKDIATIEDTYKQMTQKGYFNGEPTLGLMVTKASGGNTVSIAKDVIEEIENLKANLPSGMNLTVVMDNSKYISDSIFTVAEHALLGGGFAVLILYLFLNSVRSTLVVSIVLPISVIATFSLMYFTGQTINLISLSGLLLGLGSLVDFAVVILENIFRQRQQGKSMLQAAKEGSKQVGNAVMASALAQIVVFLPIIFVEGLAAELFGPLALTVIFSHIAALVVSIMLVPMLSSRMLKKIPDEHVYRSGTYRGINIAVWFNIGFEKLVDIYSKLLRWSLSHRKSVLSLTIAMFIGAGALVPMVGMEFIPKMDQGMLTITAKLPPGTLIDETEKVSKQIEKVVMDVPEFDMLFSSVGGGASGPIGGAASSNKLEMYMFLVDLAQRERSSEEVVNELRGNLSSIAGVEIVVKEMSGMDTGAPIQVSLRGDDLAVLEDISQIIAGEIREVQGAVNVETSLDAKQQEFQVRVDPQLASLYGLNTSQILGVVRTAFDGQKATTYRTGEDEIDVRIKLPAEYTEDIGYLERLRITTPGGANIPLTSVATLIKEDVPQTIKRANQTKEVQISGDIFGRDLGSIMRDVQAKIDQIQLPEGYFVQVGGQSEDMAESFTSLGLAMLLSIVLVYMVMAAQFESLLSPFIIMFSIPPTFIGVVAGLLIMDTPLSVMALIGYILLIGIVVNNAIVLIDFVDQLRGEGVERNEAILKAGPIRLRPILMTTLSTILAILPLAFGGGSGNEGQAPMAIVVAFGLSFSTVITLILIPVVYTLFDDMKQKLKNRKTKKTSPEPSVQA
- a CDS encoding MarR family transcriptional regulator, with amino-acid sequence MDRLQEIGKLLVKGNNDFFALMTMELSKYGITLPQAVVLGTIKDKPMTIGEISKTIDLSYSTVSGIVDRLERNGLVIRKRDHQDRRVVWVSLTDQMECLEKKCPIFNEGFFLNFLVGDLREVDSKQLDSLYDSLQLVNQLLEKKLKSIQEKRGSEVV